The following are encoded together in the Candidatus Binatia bacterium genome:
- a CDS encoding nuclear transport factor 2 family protein yields the protein MAPTRDEMNRMLDEHFGYEARDDVAGVLATLAPDVEHDVVGWPTGPVHGPAGARPFYEALFRDLADGRVTPLRRLYGDGFIVDESLWRGRAVGRPFGCEGGGRPLEFRLLHVLEFGDDARITREQVWVDLAAIQQQLQAA from the coding sequence ATGGCGCCGACCCGTGATGAGATGAACCGCATGCTCGACGAGCACTTCGGCTACGAGGCGCGCGACGACGTCGCCGGCGTGCTGGCGACCCTCGCGCCCGACGTCGAGCACGACGTGGTCGGCTGGCCGACCGGACCGGTGCACGGCCCGGCGGGCGCGCGCCCGTTCTACGAGGCGCTGTTCCGCGACCTCGCGGACGGTCGGGTGACGCCGCTTCGCCGCCTCTACGGCGACGGCTTCATCGTCGACGAGTCGCTCTGGCGCGGGCGCGCGGTCGGGCGTCCGTTCGGCTGCGAGGGCGGCGGCCGTCCGCTCGAGTTCCGCCTGCTGCACGTGCTCGAGTTCGGCGACGACGCACGCATCACGCGCGAGCAGGTGTGGGTCGACCTCGCGGCGATCCAGCAGCAGCTCCAGGCGGCCTGA
- a CDS encoding class I SAM-dependent methyltransferase, with product MRIRFLCTLLLLSLCIGCSSIKRFGYEGFGRDEWQQPARVVETLQIEPRAKVADLGAGGGYFTFRLADAVGPQGIVYAVDVDPDMTGYLRERAAKEGYTNVTVVEAAADDPRLPAGSVDLLFTCNTYHHIPDARAYFARVKQVLAPDGRIAIIETRDEGFFGGAFGHSTNADTIRSDMEAAGYRLVAAYDFLPQQSFQVFAPAS from the coding sequence ATGAGAATCCGTTTCTTGTGCACGCTCCTCCTTCTCAGCCTGTGCATCGGCTGCAGCAGCATCAAGCGGTTCGGCTACGAGGGCTTCGGACGCGACGAGTGGCAGCAGCCGGCGCGGGTCGTCGAGACGCTGCAGATCGAGCCGCGCGCGAAGGTCGCCGACCTCGGCGCCGGCGGCGGCTACTTCACCTTCCGCCTCGCCGACGCGGTCGGCCCGCAGGGGATCGTCTACGCGGTCGACGTCGACCCCGACATGACCGGCTACCTGCGCGAGCGCGCCGCCAAGGAGGGCTACACGAACGTGACCGTGGTCGAGGCGGCGGCGGACGACCCGCGCCTCCCGGCGGGGAGCGTCGACCTGCTGTTCACCTGCAACACCTACCACCACATCCCGGACGCCCGCGCCTACTTCGCGCGCGTCAAGCAAGTCCTCGCGCCCGACGGCCGGATCGCGATCATCGAGACGCGCGACGAAGGTTTCTTCGGCGGCGCGTTCGGCCATTCGACGAACGCGGACACGATCCGCAGCGACATGGAAGCCGCGGGCTACCGCCTGGTCGCGGCGTACGACTTCCTGCCGCAGCAGAGCTTCCAGGTGTTCGCACCGGCGAGCTGA
- the hpnR gene encoding hopanoid C-3 methylase HpnR: MATKVLLVHPSPLLFSEIYLRLEPLGLECVASALASAGCDVRLVDLQTSTHEELRAELRSFRPDAVGFSVNYLANVPEVIDLAIETKKLLPDACVFAGGHSASFIAEEMLAHANGALDCVVRGEGEGVAPLVVETFGRGGDLLTIPGVVTAAGRGPEPQLLRNPEKHLPLRRALRRRRKYFIGELDPCASVELTRGCPWDCNFCSAWTFYGRSYRKFTPEAAGEDLASIAEPNVFIVDDVAFIRPEHGMAIADEVERRGIKKRYYLETRADVLLRNREVFERWTRLGLRYMFLGIEAIDEDGLKRFRKRVVLNDNERALEVARALGLVVAVNIIADPSWDRRRFEIVRQWALEVPEIVHLTIATPYPGTEIWHTESRQLTTRDYRLFDVQHAVLPTTLPLEEFYGEIVKTQQVLARKHMGWRAAYDVLGITTRLLLRGQTNFFRMLFKFSSVYSVERLLADHQKPVRYSIGLPSARLESGQRPRPSTLYVHQPAAAAM, translated from the coding sequence ATGGCAACGAAGGTGCTGCTGGTCCATCCGAGCCCGCTGTTGTTCTCGGAGATCTACCTGCGGCTGGAACCTCTGGGACTGGAGTGCGTCGCGAGCGCGCTCGCGAGCGCGGGCTGCGACGTCCGGCTCGTCGACCTGCAGACCTCCACGCACGAAGAGCTGCGCGCCGAGCTGCGCTCCTTCCGACCCGACGCGGTCGGCTTCTCGGTGAACTACCTCGCCAACGTGCCGGAGGTGATCGACCTCGCGATCGAGACCAAGAAGCTGCTGCCCGACGCGTGCGTCTTCGCCGGCGGGCACAGCGCGTCGTTCATCGCGGAGGAGATGCTGGCGCACGCGAACGGCGCGCTCGACTGCGTCGTGCGCGGCGAAGGTGAGGGCGTCGCGCCGCTCGTGGTCGAGACCTTCGGGCGCGGCGGCGACCTGCTCACCATCCCCGGCGTCGTCACCGCGGCGGGTCGCGGACCCGAGCCGCAGCTGCTGCGCAACCCCGAGAAGCACCTGCCGCTGCGCCGCGCGCTGCGCCGTCGTCGCAAGTACTTCATCGGCGAGCTCGACCCGTGCGCGTCGGTCGAGCTGACGCGCGGCTGCCCGTGGGACTGCAACTTCTGCAGCGCCTGGACCTTCTACGGCCGCAGCTACCGCAAGTTCACCCCCGAGGCCGCGGGCGAGGATCTCGCGAGCATCGCCGAGCCGAACGTCTTCATCGTCGACGACGTCGCCTTCATCCGTCCCGAGCACGGCATGGCGATCGCGGACGAGGTCGAGCGGCGCGGCATCAAGAAGCGCTACTACCTCGAGACCCGCGCCGACGTCCTGCTGCGCAACCGCGAGGTGTTCGAGCGCTGGACCCGTCTCGGCCTGCGCTACATGTTCCTCGGCATCGAGGCGATCGACGAGGACGGCCTCAAGCGCTTCCGCAAGCGCGTCGTGCTGAACGACAACGAGCGCGCGCTCGAGGTGGCGCGCGCGCTCGGGCTCGTCGTCGCGGTGAACATCATCGCCGACCCGAGCTGGGACCGCCGGCGCTTCGAGATCGTCCGCCAGTGGGCGCTCGAGGTGCCGGAGATCGTGCACTTGACGATCGCGACGCCGTACCCCGGCACGGAGATCTGGCACACGGAGTCGCGTCAGCTCACGACGCGCGACTACCGCCTGTTCGACGTCCAGCACGCGGTGCTGCCGACGACGCTGCCGCTCGAGGAGTTCTACGGCGAGATCGTCAAGACCCAGCAGGTGCTCGCGCGCAAGCACATGGGCTGGCGCGCCGCGTACGACGTGCTCGGCATCACGACGCGTCTCCTGCTGCGCGGGCAGACGAACTTCTTCCGCATGCTGTTCAAGTTCTCGAGCGTGTACAGCGTCGAGCGCCTGCTCGCCGACCACCAGAAGCCGGTGCGGTACTCGATCGGTCTGCCGAGCGCGCGCCTCGAGAGCGGGCAGCGCCCGCGTCCGAGCACGCTCTACGTGCACCAGCCGGCCGCCGCGGCGATGTGA